From a single Arachis hypogaea cultivar Tifrunner chromosome 3, arahy.Tifrunner.gnm2.J5K5, whole genome shotgun sequence genomic region:
- the LOC112777458 gene encoding uncharacterized protein codes for MTLERVLCDLGASINLMPLSMMKKLAIKEVKQTRMSLQMADRSLKIPNGVVENFLVKVGKFISPADFVILDIEEEGHNSIILGRPFLAITKAIINVEKGEMILRVHDEQMIVNVFKVM; via the coding sequence atgacatTGGAAAGAGTCCTCTGTGATTTAGGTGCCAGTATCAACttgatgcctctctcaatgatgaaaAAGCTTGCAATAAAGGAAGTTAAACAAACCAGAATGTCACTTCAAATGGCTGATAGATCACTCAAGATACCTAATGGAGTTGTAGAGAACTTCTTGGTGAAGGTTGGAAAATTCATCTCCCCTGCTGATTTTGTCATTTTAGACATAGAAGAAGAGGGACACAACTCAATTATCTTGGGacgacctttcctagccataacAAAAGCTATCATTAATGTAGAGAAAGGTGAAATGATCCtcagggtgcatgatgagcaaatgatCGTCAATGTCTTTAAAGTAATGTAA